A part of Biomphalaria glabrata chromosome 3, xgBioGlab47.1, whole genome shotgun sequence genomic DNA contains:
- the LOC106051941 gene encoding uncharacterized protein LOC106051941, whose translation MAPTLQSFPRETLHSFFQWIFSCHCFFLLLVACFELVHTLRSFPPLFNAALERPITTNPTASTCGATLEAYCLSSTSVESINKCLQGYCSNVCPGRTLLPSNASMLTGQTYGDCVDADSVNIRPGARQGTFSTVFSMTGSTCYIVSVFSPRLDESGTSSFTVAGWVWLDSDQPGTLLEKQSTPGDILFSLRVGPSGVSLHFVENKKMRRESCQTLECVLQRTLLEKQSTPGDILFSLRVGPSGVSLHYSLFNSDLITARFDTVIALQQWTHIALQRWAKLKEAGARSLNNESSKQAGLKRRSYVTN comes from the exons ATGGCGCCAACGCTTCAAAGTTTTCCGCGAGAGACTTTGCACTCTTTCTTTCAATGGATATTTTCCTGCCATTGTTTCTTCCTACTGCTAGTGGCCTGCTTTGAGCTCGTTCACACACTGAGGAGCTTCCCTCCCTTGTTCAATGCAGCTCTTGAGCGTCCTATCACGACCAACCCTACAGCTAGTACATGTGGAGCCACCCTGGAGGCCTACTGTTTGAGCAGCACCAGCGTGGAGTCCATTAACAAATGTCTGCAAGGATACTGCAGCAATGTTTGTCCTGGGAGGACCTTATTGCCTAGCAATGCCAGCATGTTGACAG GTCAAACCTATGGTGATTGTGTGGATGCAGACAGTGTTAACATTCGACCAGGTGCTCGACAAGGCACTTTTTCCACAGTCTTTAGTATGACAGGATCCACTTGCTACATAGTGTCCGTCTTCTCGCCCAGACTGGATGAGAGTGGGACATCCTCCTTCACTGTAGCTGGCTGGGTGTGGCTAGACTCAGATCAACCAGG AACTTTGTTAGAAAAACAGTCCACCCCTGGAGATATTCTCTTCAGTCTCCGTGTTGGTCCTAGCGGCGTGTCTCTACATTTTGTAGAGAACAAGAAAATGAGACGTGAAAGTTGTCAGACCTTGGAATGTGTGCTTCAGCG AACTTTGTTAGAAAAACAGTCCACCCCTGGAGATATTCTCTTCAGTCTCCGTGTTGGTCCTAGCGGCGTGTCTCTACATTACAGCCTTTTTAACAGTGATCTCATCACGGCAAGATTTGATACCGTCATAGCATTGCAGCAATGGACGCACATAGCGCTTCAG AGATGGGCAAAACTGAAAGAAGCTGGAGCCAGGAGTTTAAACAACGAGAGTAGTAAACAAGCTGGACTCAAGAGAAGAAGCTATGTCACcaactga